The Klebsiella sp. RHBSTW-00484 genome includes a window with the following:
- the cmtB gene encoding PTS mannitol transporter subunit IIA produces MRLIDYFPEASISIKDSASNWQEAVDFSMSALLSNHYVSPQYVQAIKDSTLTNGPYYILAPEVAMPHARPEYGALKTGMSLTLLRNHVSFGEDNEPIKLLIGLSAADSDSHIGAIQALSELLCEEENLAALLAAKSEKQLADIISRA; encoded by the coding sequence ATGCGACTGATTGATTATTTCCCAGAAGCATCAATATCGATAAAGGATTCGGCATCAAACTGGCAAGAAGCGGTTGATTTTTCAATGTCAGCTTTATTGTCTAATCATTATGTTAGCCCGCAATATGTTCAGGCAATTAAAGACTCTACGTTAACGAATGGGCCTTATTATATTTTGGCTCCCGAAGTGGCAATGCCTCATGCGCGTCCTGAATACGGTGCGTTAAAAACAGGGATGTCATTAACGCTATTGCGAAATCACGTCAGTTTTGGTGAGGATAATGAACCCATTAAGTTATTAATTGGGTTGTCCGCTGCCGATTCAGATTCGCATATTGGTGCGATTCAGGCATTAAGTGAATTATTGTGTGAAGAGGAAAACCTGGCTGCATTGTTGGCGGCTAAATCTGAGAAACAATTAGCGGATATTATCTCCCGCGCATAA
- a CDS encoding PTS mannitol transporter subunit IICB translates to MENKSARAKVQAFGGFLTAMVIPNIGAFIAWGFITALFIPTGWMPNEHFAKIVGPMITYLLPVMIGSTGGHLVGGKRGAVMGGIGSIGVIVGADIPMFLGSMIMGPLGGLVIKHIDRLLEKRIPAGFEMVINNFSLGIAGMILCLLGFEIIGPAVLVANNFVKECIEALVHAGYLPLLSVINEPAKILFLNNAIDQGVYYPLGMQQAAETGKSIFFMVASNPGPGLGLLLGFAIFGKGMSKKSAPGAMIIHFLGGIHELYFPYVLMKPLTLIAMIGGGMTGTWVFNLLGGGLVAGPSPGSIFAYLALTPKGSFIATIAGVTAGALVTFIITSFILKMDKSIEVEKEDTFSESAKAVKAMKREGSFSYKQVKRVAFVCDAGMGSSAMGATTFRKRLEKAGLAITVTHYAIENVPDDADIIVTHASLEGRVKRVSDKPLILIKNYIGDPHLDELFKNLSA, encoded by the coding sequence ATGGAAAACAAGTCTGCTCGTGCAAAGGTCCAGGCTTTTGGTGGGTTTTTGACTGCCATGGTCATCCCCAATATCGGTGCATTTATTGCCTGGGGGTTTATTACCGCATTATTTATTCCTACTGGCTGGATGCCCAATGAGCATTTTGCCAAAATTGTCGGTCCGATGATCACCTATTTATTACCGGTAATGATTGGCTCAACCGGCGGTCACCTGGTTGGCGGCAAGCGCGGAGCGGTAATGGGCGGTATTGGTTCCATTGGCGTGATTGTTGGCGCTGATATTCCAATGTTCCTTGGTTCCATGATCATGGGGCCGCTCGGCGGCCTGGTGATTAAACATATTGACCGCCTGCTGGAAAAACGTATTCCTGCCGGTTTCGAAATGGTCATAAATAACTTCTCTCTCGGTATCGCTGGCATGATCTTGTGCCTACTGGGATTTGAAATTATTGGCCCGGCGGTTCTTGTTGCCAACAATTTTGTGAAGGAATGCATTGAAGCACTGGTACATGCGGGATATCTGCCGCTGTTATCGGTTATCAATGAGCCCGCAAAAATCCTCTTTCTGAACAATGCTATCGATCAGGGCGTCTACTATCCGCTGGGTATGCAACAGGCTGCTGAGACCGGAAAATCGATCTTCTTTATGGTGGCCTCTAACCCCGGGCCAGGACTGGGCCTGCTGCTCGGGTTTGCCATCTTTGGTAAAGGCATGAGTAAGAAGTCCGCTCCGGGCGCCATGATTATCCATTTCCTTGGCGGTATCCATGAGCTCTATTTCCCTTATGTGTTGATGAAGCCGCTAACGCTGATTGCCATGATCGGCGGTGGAATGACCGGTACCTGGGTCTTTAATTTATTAGGTGGCGGCCTGGTTGCCGGACCGAGTCCTGGCTCAATCTTCGCCTACCTGGCATTAACACCGAAAGGGTCGTTTATCGCCACCATCGCGGGCGTAACGGCGGGAGCTCTGGTGACCTTTATCATTACTTCTTTTATTCTGAAGATGGATAAAAGCATCGAAGTCGAAAAAGAAGATACATTTAGCGAATCTGCTAAAGCGGTAAAAGCGATGAAACGCGAAGGTTCGTTTTCTTACAAGCAAGTTAAACGCGTCGCTTTCGTTTGCGATGCGGGTATGGGCTCCAGCGCGATGGGCGCAACAACTTTCCGTAAACGTCTGGAAAAAGCGGGGCTGGCTATTACCGTTACCCACTATGCCATCGAAAATGTACCGGATGATGCGGATATTATCGTCACTCACGCCAGCCTGGAAGGCCGTGTTAAACGCGTCAGTGATAAACCTTTAATCCTGATTAAAAACTATATCGGCGATCCGCACCTGGACGAGTTGTTTAAAAACCTCAGCGCCTGA
- a CDS encoding zinc-binding dehydrogenase, with protein sequence MKTKVAAIYGKQDVRIREFELPQITDNELLVSVISDSVCLSTWKAAALGSEHKRVPDDLENHPVITGHECAGIIVEVGKNLTGKYKKGQRFVLQPAMGLPSGYSAGYSYEYFGGNATYMIIPEVAINLGCVLPYHGSYFAAASLAEPMCCIIGAYNANFHTTPYVYEHRMGIKPGGNLALLACAGPMGIGAIDYAINGNIAPARVVVVDIDEKRLAQAQKLLPVELAASKGIELVYVNTRDIADPVQALRALTNDEGFDDVFVYAAVPAIVEMADDLLAEDGCLNFFAGPTDKNFKVPFNFYNVHYNSTHVVGTSGGSTDDMLEAIALSATGQLQPSFMVTHIGGLDAVPDTVLNLPNIPGGKKLIYNGVTMPLTAITDFAEKGKTDPLFKQLAKLVEETHGIWNEQAEKYLLAHFGVDIGEVTE encoded by the coding sequence ATGAAAACCAAAGTTGCCGCTATTTATGGCAAGCAGGATGTCCGTATTCGTGAATTCGAACTTCCGCAAATTACCGATAATGAACTGTTGGTGAGCGTAATCTCCGATAGCGTGTGCTTATCCACCTGGAAGGCCGCCGCTTTAGGTAGCGAACATAAGCGCGTTCCCGATGATTTAGAAAATCATCCGGTTATTACCGGTCATGAATGTGCAGGAATTATTGTAGAAGTAGGTAAAAATCTCACTGGCAAATATAAAAAAGGACAGCGATTTGTTTTGCAACCGGCAATGGGACTACCCAGCGGATATTCAGCAGGTTATAGCTATGAATACTTCGGCGGTAACGCGACCTATATGATTATCCCTGAGGTGGCTATTAATCTGGGATGCGTACTGCCATATCACGGTTCTTATTTTGCCGCCGCGTCGCTGGCTGAACCTATGTGTTGCATTATTGGTGCATATAATGCCAATTTCCATACCACGCCTTATGTCTATGAGCATCGGATGGGAATTAAGCCTGGCGGCAACCTGGCGCTGCTGGCATGTGCCGGGCCGATGGGCATTGGCGCGATAGATTATGCTATCAACGGCAACATTGCTCCAGCGCGGGTGGTGGTGGTTGATATTGATGAAAAGCGCCTGGCGCAGGCGCAAAAGCTGCTGCCGGTCGAACTGGCGGCCAGTAAAGGGATTGAGCTGGTTTATGTCAATACGCGAGATATTGCAGATCCAGTACAGGCGCTACGGGCGCTGACGAATGACGAAGGATTTGACGATGTCTTCGTCTATGCTGCCGTTCCAGCTATCGTGGAAATGGCGGACGATCTGCTGGCAGAGGATGGATGCCTGAACTTCTTTGCCGGTCCTACGGATAAAAACTTTAAAGTCCCGTTTAACTTCTACAACGTGCATTACAACAGTACCCATGTCGTGGGGACCTCCGGTGGTTCAACGGATGACATGCTTGAAGCGATCGCCCTGAGCGCAACTGGACAACTACAGCCTTCATTTATGGTGACGCATATTGGCGGGCTGGATGCGGTGCCGGATACGGTGCTTAATCTGCCCAACATTCCTGGCGGCAAAAAACTGATTTATAACGGCGTGACGATGCCGCTAACGGCGATTACTGATTTTGCTGAGAAAGGTAAAACCGACCCGCTGTTTAAGCAGCTGGCGAAACTGGTAGAAGAGACGCACGGGATCTGGAATGAGCAGGCCGAGAAGTATCTTCTGGCGCACTTTGGCGTTGATATTGGCGAGGTGACGGAATGA
- the glpX gene encoding class II fructose-bisphosphatase, which translates to MMSLAWPLLRTTEQAALAVWPETGCGDKNKIDGLAVSAMRQALNELNFQGQIVIGEGEIDHAPMLWIGEQVGRGEGLATDIAVDPIEGTRMVAMGQSNALAVMAFAPAGSLLHAPDMYMKKMVVGCRAKGAINLRHSLSENLYSVAKALDKPLTALRMVTLDKPRLRPAIDEARSLGVKVFALPDGDVAASVQTCMADNAYDVMFTIGGAPEGVISACAVTALGGDMQAELIDFCEAKGDSPEHQQIAQEERSRCDEMGVKVNHVYRLDDIVSHRDVLFAATGVTGGDLLRGIQRSAGGIRTQTILISGIDQTCNIVDSLHSW; encoded by the coding sequence ATGATGTCACTGGCGTGGCCGCTGCTACGCACTACGGAACAGGCAGCGCTTGCTGTCTGGCCCGAAACGGGGTGCGGGGATAAAAACAAAATTGATGGCCTGGCGGTAAGCGCAATGCGGCAGGCGCTCAATGAGCTTAATTTTCAGGGGCAGATCGTCATCGGAGAGGGGGAAATCGACCATGCTCCCATGTTGTGGATTGGCGAGCAGGTTGGACGCGGCGAGGGGTTGGCTACTGATATTGCCGTCGATCCAATAGAAGGAACCCGAATGGTTGCGATGGGGCAAAGTAATGCGCTGGCGGTCATGGCTTTTGCGCCAGCGGGTTCTCTGCTGCATGCACCTGATATGTATATGAAAAAGATGGTTGTGGGCTGCCGGGCTAAAGGGGCGATTAATCTGCGGCATTCGTTAAGCGAGAACTTATATAGCGTGGCAAAGGCGCTGGACAAGCCGCTGACGGCGTTGCGCATGGTCACGCTGGATAAACCGCGATTACGGCCCGCTATTGATGAGGCGAGAAGCCTTGGGGTGAAAGTTTTTGCCTTGCCGGATGGCGATGTCGCCGCCAGCGTGCAGACCTGCATGGCGGACAATGCGTACGATGTGATGTTCACCATTGGCGGCGCGCCGGAAGGGGTGATATCTGCATGCGCGGTGACCGCTCTGGGTGGGGATATGCAGGCGGAACTTATCGACTTTTGTGAGGCGAAAGGCGACTCGCCTGAGCACCAGCAGATAGCGCAGGAAGAGCGCAGCCGTTGCGATGAGATGGGCGTGAAGGTCAACCATGTGTACCGGCTTGATGATATTGTGAGCCACCGCGATGTCCTGTTCGCTGCAACCGGCGTCACGGGTGGAGACCTGCTGCGTGGAATTCAACGCAGCGCGGGCGGAATTCGCACACAAACAATCCTAATCAGTGGCATAGACCAAACGTGTAATATAGTAGACTCTCTGCATTCCTGGTGA
- a CDS encoding MltR family transcriptional regulator, with product MTTLTEDDVLEQLDAQQDLLSFMATANTLLLQAIKRFLPSLFVNNDEEIVEYAVKPLLAQSGPLDDIDVALRLIYALGKMDKWLYADITHFSQFYQYLTEQCDLPGFADELTWDFICNVNSITNNTALYGALKSMKFADFSSWSEIRFINMVKTALALAITTILKELTP from the coding sequence ATGACGACGCTAACAGAAGATGACGTGCTGGAGCAATTGGACGCTCAGCAAGATTTACTCTCCTTTATGGCGACTGCAAATACCCTCTTGTTGCAGGCCATCAAGCGTTTTCTGCCCTCGTTGTTCGTTAATAATGATGAAGAGATCGTGGAATATGCAGTGAAGCCGTTACTCGCACAAAGCGGCCCGCTTGACGATATTGATGTGGCGTTACGACTGATATATGCGCTGGGGAAAATGGACAAATGGCTCTATGCCGATATCACCCACTTTTCGCAGTTTTATCAGTATCTGACTGAGCAATGCGATCTTCCCGGATTTGCGGACGAGTTGACCTGGGATTTTATTTGTAATGTAAATAGCATTACGAATAACACCGCATTATATGGCGCGTTGAAATCAATGAAGTTTGCTGATTTCTCTTCGTGGTCAGAAATTCGCTTCATTAATATGGTGAAAACCGCGCTGGCGTTGGCGATAACGACGATATTAAAGGAATTAACGCCGTGA
- a CDS encoding nucleoside/nucleotide kinase family protein — MNITLSINGLNVDARYSDDEIENVHKPLLHRFTQLHALTPNWRTIIFLSAPPGTGKSTLTTFWEFLARQDSHLTPIQTLPMDGFHRYNTWLEEHGLRGSKGAPETFDVTKLAKNLRQIREGEGDWPQYDRQKHDPVEAAINVNAPVVIVEGNWLLLDDEQWRVLAEFCDFSLFIKAPANALRARLVGRKLAGGLSQAEAEAFYERTDGPNVRRVLENSRAASLTLEMTADGAYKIACP, encoded by the coding sequence GTGAATATAACGCTGAGTATTAATGGGCTGAATGTTGATGCCCGGTACAGTGATGACGAAATTGAGAATGTCCATAAACCTTTACTGCACCGTTTTACCCAATTACATGCTTTAACGCCGAACTGGCGGACCATTATTTTCCTCAGTGCACCGCCAGGGACAGGGAAATCGACGCTCACGACGTTTTGGGAGTTTTTAGCGCGTCAGGACTCGCATTTGACACCCATCCAGACGCTACCGATGGACGGTTTTCACCGCTATAACACCTGGCTTGAAGAGCATGGGTTACGCGGTTCGAAAGGCGCACCGGAAACGTTCGATGTGACCAAGCTGGCGAAAAATCTTCGCCAGATTCGCGAGGGTGAGGGCGACTGGCCGCAATACGATCGGCAAAAACACGACCCGGTTGAAGCTGCCATTAATGTCAATGCCCCCGTTGTTATCGTTGAGGGCAACTGGCTGCTGCTGGATGATGAGCAGTGGCGCGTACTCGCGGAGTTTTGCGATTTTTCACTGTTTATTAAAGCGCCAGCCAACGCTTTGCGGGCCAGGCTGGTTGGGCGAAAGCTGGCCGGAGGTCTGTCGCAAGCTGAAGCCGAGGCGTTTTACGAGCGTACCGATGGTCCGAACGTTCGCCGTGTGCTCGAAAACAGCCGGGCTGCAAGCCTGACGTTAGAGATGACGGCAGACGGTGCATATAAGATTGCCTGCCCTTGA
- the epd gene encoding erythrose-4-phosphate dehydrogenase, which produces MTIRIAINGFGRIGRNVVRALYESGRRAEITVVAINELADAAGIAHLLKYDTSHGRFAWDVRQEREQLFVGDDAIRLLHESSLELLPWRELAVDVVLDCTGVYGSREHGEAHLQAGAKKVLFSHPGGNDLDATVVFGVNHDELRAEHRIVSNASCTTNCIIPVIKLLDDAYGIESGTVTTIHSSMNDQQVIDSWHPDLRRTRAASQSIIPVDTKLAAGITRFFPQFNDRFEAIAVRVPTINVTAIDLSVTVKKPVKASEVNQLLQKAAQGTFHGIVDYTELPLVSIDFNHDPHSAIVDGTQTRVSGAHLIKTLVWCDNEWGFANRMLDTTLAMAAQGFR; this is translated from the coding sequence ATGACCATACGCATTGCGATTAATGGCTTCGGTCGCATCGGGCGTAACGTGGTTCGTGCTTTGTATGAATCCGGGCGTCGTGCGGAAATCACCGTGGTGGCAATCAATGAACTGGCGGATGCTGCTGGCATCGCTCATTTGTTGAAATATGACACCAGCCATGGGCGCTTTGCCTGGGATGTACGCCAGGAGAGAGAGCAGCTGTTTGTCGGCGATGATGCTATTCGCCTGCTGCATGAATCTTCCCTTGAGCTGTTGCCCTGGCGTGAGCTGGCGGTGGATGTGGTGCTTGATTGTACGGGCGTTTACGGCAGCCGTGAACATGGCGAAGCCCATCTTCAGGCTGGCGCGAAGAAAGTGCTCTTTTCACATCCTGGCGGCAACGATCTCGACGCGACGGTTGTTTTTGGCGTCAATCATGATGAATTGCGAGCCGAGCACCGTATCGTCTCCAACGCCTCCTGCACGACCAACTGCATTATTCCGGTCATTAAACTGTTAGATGATGCCTACGGCATAGAGTCAGGAACGGTAACGACGATCCACTCATCAATGAACGATCAGCAGGTCATTGATTCCTGGCATCCGGATTTGCGTCGTACTCGAGCAGCCAGTCAGTCGATTATCCCGGTTGATACTAAGCTTGCTGCGGGGATTACGCGTTTTTTCCCTCAGTTTAACGATCGTTTCGAAGCGATTGCGGTGCGTGTGCCGACCATTAATGTGACGGCTATCGACCTCAGCGTGACGGTGAAGAAACCAGTAAAAGCAAGTGAAGTCAACCAGTTGCTGCAAAAAGCAGCACAGGGTACATTTCATGGTATAGTTGACTATACGGAATTACCGTTAGTCTCGATAGATTTCAACCACGATCCGCATAGCGCCATTGTTGATGGTACGCAAACGCGGGTAAGCGGCGCGCATTTGATCAAAACGCTGGTCTGGTGCGATAACGAATGGGGCTTTGCTAACCGGATGCTCGACACCACGTTAGCGATGGCCGCACAAGGTTTCAGGTAA
- the pgk gene encoding phosphoglycerate kinase — protein sequence MSVIKMTDLDLAGKRVFIRADLNVPVKEGKVTSDARIRASLPTIELALKQGAKVMVTSHLGRPTEGEYNEEFSLLPVVNYLKDKLSNPVRLVKDYLDGVEVAAGELVVLENVRFNKGEKKDDEALSKKYAALCDVFVMDAFGTAHRAQASTHGIGKFADVACAGPLLAEELDALGKALKEPARPMVAIVGGSKVSTKLTVLDSLSKIADQLIVGGGIANTFVAAQGHNVGKSLYEADLVDEAKRLLTTCDIPVPTDVRVATEFSETAAATLKSVNDIKDDEQILDLGDASAQQLAEILKNAKTILWNGPVGVFEFPNFRKGTEIVANAIADSEAFSIAGGGDTLAAIDLFGIADKISYISTGGGAFLEFVEGKVLPAVAMLEERAKK from the coding sequence ATGTCTGTAATTAAGATGACCGATCTGGATCTTGCTGGTAAACGCGTTTTTATCCGTGCGGATCTGAACGTACCAGTTAAAGAAGGGAAAGTAACCAGCGATGCGCGTATCCGTGCTTCTCTGCCGACCATCGAACTGGCCCTGAAACAGGGTGCGAAAGTGATGGTAACTTCCCACCTGGGTCGTCCTACCGAAGGCGAGTACAACGAAGAATTCTCTCTGCTGCCGGTTGTTAACTACCTGAAAGACAAACTGTCTAACCCGGTACGTCTGGTTAAAGATTACCTGGACGGCGTTGAAGTGGCCGCTGGTGAACTGGTTGTTCTGGAAAACGTTCGCTTCAACAAAGGCGAAAAGAAAGACGACGAAGCGCTGTCTAAAAAATACGCTGCGCTGTGTGACGTATTCGTAATGGATGCATTCGGTACTGCTCACCGTGCACAGGCTTCTACCCACGGCATCGGTAAATTTGCTGACGTGGCTTGCGCAGGTCCGCTGCTGGCTGAAGAGCTGGATGCATTGGGCAAAGCGCTGAAAGAACCAGCTCGCCCGATGGTCGCTATCGTTGGTGGTTCTAAAGTTTCCACTAAACTGACCGTTCTGGATTCCCTGTCAAAAATCGCTGACCAGTTGATCGTGGGTGGCGGTATCGCCAATACCTTCGTTGCCGCTCAAGGCCACAATGTCGGTAAATCCCTGTACGAAGCAGACCTGGTTGACGAAGCTAAGCGCCTGCTGACAACCTGCGACATCCCGGTCCCGACTGATGTGCGCGTGGCAACCGAGTTCTCAGAAACCGCAGCCGCAACCCTGAAATCTGTTAACGACATCAAAGATGACGAACAGATTCTGGACCTGGGCGACGCTTCTGCACAGCAGCTGGCTGAAATCCTGAAAAATGCCAAAACTATTCTGTGGAATGGTCCGGTTGGCGTGTTTGAATTCCCGAACTTCCGCAAAGGTACTGAAATCGTTGCGAACGCTATCGCTGATAGCGAAGCCTTCTCCATCGCAGGCGGCGGCGATACCCTGGCAGCAATCGACCTGTTTGGCATTGCTGACAAAATCTCCTACATCTCCACTGGTGGCGGCGCATTCCTCGAATTCGTGGAAGGCAAAGTCCTGCCAGCAGTAGCTATGCTCGAAGAGCGCGCTAAGAAGTAA
- the fbaA gene encoding class II fructose-bisphosphate aldolase, with amino-acid sequence MSKIFDFVKPGVITGDDVQKVFQVAKENNFALPAVNCVGTDSINAVLEAAAKVRSPVIVQFSNGGAAFIAGKGVKTDVPQGAAILGAISGAHHVHQMAEHYGVPVILHTDHCAKKLLPWIDGLLDAGEKHFAATGKPLFSSHMIDLSEETLHENIEICSKYLARMAKMDMTLEIELGCTGGEEDGVDNSHMDASALYTQPEDVDYAYTELSKISPRFTIAASFGNVHGVYKPGNVVLTPTILRDSQDYVSKKHNLPHNSLNFVFHGGSGSSAQEIKDSVSYGVVKMNIDTDTQWATWEGILGYYKTNEAYLQGQLGNPKGEDQPNKKYYDPRAWLRAAQVTMVARLEQAFKELNAIDVL; translated from the coding sequence ATGTCTAAAATTTTTGATTTCGTAAAACCGGGCGTCATCACTGGCGACGACGTTCAGAAAGTGTTCCAGGTAGCTAAAGAAAACAACTTTGCTCTGCCAGCAGTAAACTGCGTGGGTACTGATTCCATCAACGCCGTTCTGGAAGCTGCTGCAAAAGTTCGTTCTCCGGTTATCGTTCAGTTCTCTAACGGCGGCGCAGCGTTCATCGCGGGCAAAGGCGTGAAAACTGACGTTCCTCAGGGCGCAGCAATCCTGGGTGCTATCTCTGGTGCGCATCACGTACATCAGATGGCAGAGCACTACGGTGTTCCAGTTATCCTGCACACTGACCACTGTGCTAAGAAACTGCTGCCGTGGATCGACGGTCTGCTGGACGCGGGTGAAAAACACTTCGCAGCTACAGGCAAACCGCTGTTCTCTTCTCACATGATTGACCTGTCTGAAGAAACTCTGCACGAAAACATTGAGATCTGTTCTAAATACCTGGCTCGTATGGCCAAAATGGACATGACTCTGGAAATCGAACTGGGTTGCACCGGTGGCGAAGAAGATGGTGTGGATAACAGCCACATGGACGCTTCTGCACTGTACACCCAGCCGGAAGACGTTGATTACGCTTACACCGAGCTGAGCAAAATCAGCCCGCGTTTCACCATCGCGGCTTCCTTCGGTAACGTACACGGCGTTTATAAGCCGGGTAACGTGGTACTGACCCCGACTATCCTGCGCGATTCTCAGGACTATGTTTCTAAGAAACACAACCTGCCGCACAACAGCCTGAACTTCGTCTTCCACGGCGGTTCCGGTTCTTCTGCTCAGGAAATCAAAGACTCCGTAAGCTACGGCGTAGTGAAAATGAACATCGATACCGACACCCAATGGGCGACCTGGGAAGGTATTCTGGGCTACTACAAAACGAACGAAGCTTACCTGCAGGGCCAGCTGGGTAACCCGAAAGGCGAAGACCAGCCGAACAAAAAATACTACGATCCGCGCGCATGGCTGCGTGCTGCTCAGGTGACCATGGTGGCACGTCTGGAGCAGGCATTTAAAGAACTGAACGCGATCGACGTTCTGTAA
- the mscS gene encoding small-conductance mechanosensitive channel MscS — MEDLNVVDSINNASSWLVRNQELLLSYAVNIVAAIAIIIVGMIVARIVSNTVNRLMRARHIDATVADFLSALVRYAVIAFTLIAALGRVGVQTASVIAVLGAAGLAVGLALQGSLSNLAAGVLLVVFRPFRAGEYVDLGGIAGTVLNVQIFSTTLRSADGKIVVVPNGKIIAGNIINFSREPVRRNEFVIGVAYDADIDKVKQLITAIIESDERILKDREMTVRLNELGASSVNYVIRVWSKSSDLQNVYWDVLERIKRDFDANDISFPYPQMDVNFKRVPERDVE, encoded by the coding sequence ATGGAAGATTTGAACGTTGTCGATAGCATAAATAACGCCAGTTCGTGGCTGGTGCGCAATCAGGAATTACTGCTGAGCTATGCCGTCAACATCGTAGCGGCTATCGCGATTATTATTGTTGGTATGATCGTGGCGCGGATTGTGTCCAATACGGTGAATCGCCTGATGCGGGCGCGACATATTGACGCCACTGTTGCCGATTTTCTTTCTGCGCTGGTTCGTTACGCCGTTATTGCTTTTACGCTGATAGCCGCTCTGGGCCGCGTGGGCGTACAGACCGCTTCGGTTATCGCTGTACTCGGCGCCGCGGGCTTAGCCGTCGGCCTGGCGCTACAGGGCTCGCTGTCTAACCTTGCCGCTGGCGTCCTGCTGGTCGTCTTCCGTCCGTTCCGCGCGGGTGAATACGTTGACCTTGGCGGCATAGCGGGCACTGTGCTGAACGTGCAGATTTTCTCCACAACCCTGCGCAGCGCGGATGGCAAGATAGTGGTAGTTCCGAACGGTAAAATTATTGCCGGGAACATCATCAACTTTTCCCGCGAGCCGGTTCGTCGCAATGAGTTTGTGATTGGCGTAGCTTACGATGCTGATATTGATAAGGTGAAGCAACTGATTACGGCTATCATTGAATCAGATGAGCGTATCCTTAAAGATCGTGAAATGACCGTGCGCCTGAATGAACTGGGTGCCTCATCGGTAAACTATGTGATTCGTGTATGGAGTAAAAGCAGCGATCTGCAAAACGTGTATTGGGATGTTCTGGAGCGTATTAAGCGTGACTTCGACGCTAACGATATCAGCTTCCCGTATCCGCAGATGGACGTGAATTTTAAGCGAGTGCCAGAGCGCGACGTAGAATAA
- a CDS encoding IS1-like element IS1N family transposase (programmed frameshift) has protein sequence MASVNIHCPRCQSAQVYRHGQNPKGHDRFRCRDCHRVFQLTYTYEARKPGIKELITEMAFNGAGVRDTARTLKIGINTVIRTFKKLTPKRITSSPVAHADVALICELDEQWSFVGSKARQHWLWYAYNTKTGGVLAYTFGPRTDETCRELLTLLTPFNIGMITSDDWGSYGREVPKDKHLTGKIFTQRIERNNLTLRTRIKRLARKTICFSRSVEIHEKVIGTFIEKHMFY, from the exons ATGGCCAGCGTTAACATTCATTGTCCTCGTTGTCAGTCTGCACAGGTCTACCGCCATGGTCAGAACCCTAAAGGCCATGACAGATTTCGCTGCCGTGACTGCCACCGCGTTTTTCAGCTCACTTACACTTATGAGGCCCGTAAGCCGGGCATTAAAGAGCTGATCACTGAAATGGCCTTCAATGGCGCCGGGGTTCGCGATACCGCCAGAACACTGAAAATTGGCATTAACACCGTCATCCGGACTT TTAAAAAACTCACGCCAAAGCGAATAACGTCTTCGCCCGTTGCTCATGCTGATGTGGCGCTTATCTGCGAACTTGATGAGCAATGGAGTTTCGTTGGCAGTAAAGCCCGGCAACACTGGCTCTGGTACGCGTATAACACCAAAACAGGGGGTGTACTGGCCTACACTTTTGGTCCCCGTACCGATGAAACCTGCCGGGAACTACTGACACTGCTTACGCCATTCAACATCGGCATGATCACCAGCGACGACTGGGGCAGCTATGGCCGGGAGGTGCCGAAGGATAAGCATCTGACCGGAAAAATATTCACCCAACGGATTGAGCGCAATAACCTGACGCTGCGCACCCGCATTAAGCGCTTGGCTCGTAAAACAATCTGCTTCTCGCGTTCAGTAGAGATCCACGAAAAAGTCATCGGGACGTTTATTGAAAAACACATGTTCTACTAA